A genome region from Stenotrophomonas maltophilia includes the following:
- a CDS encoding phosphocholine-specific phospholipase C, producing the protein MTDIGRRRLLQAGVAAGLSPLLPSIARAAAIAPAAQTRSLEDLQHIVVFMQENRSFDHYFGTLPGVRGFGDRFVAPAAALQAGGRTRSLWLQPDASGERAIAPFPLDTAAHFGYMRVEGTPHTWPDAQRAWDHGRMGQWPKAKQNHSMGYFQRSDLPFQFALADAFTICDAYHCAMQAGTNPNRVFLWTGHNDAEARAGGPVIANSHDNFPEHGGHPASYRWTSYVERLQNAGVSWQIYQDMADNFTDNPLAGFEAFRRAYSAAPGHDPQLRARAVSTRGLPQLRQDVLDGRLPQVSFIIADAAGSEHPGPSSPAQGAAYTARVLDALTADPEVWSRTALLLMFDENDGFFDHMPPPAPPSPVNGGWAGASSVSTEGEYHRHPAPGDEKYDAAELRGRPYGLGPRVPLYVISPWSRGGWVDSQVYDHTSVIRLIERRFGVAAPDISPWRRAVCGDLSNAFDFAQRDTRPFVRGLPDVSAVAARAAALPRRTVPALPEGLKPAKQESGVRPARALPYRPQASIAAVDAAGVELTLSCEGAAAVLHVYDRLRLDAVPRRYTLLPGTPLRERWPLDAQGRYDLWLLGPNGFHRHFKGSAKASAVQATVERADGQLRLRLRNLGDSTQQVRVQAGAYAGHMPEQALAVPAHAETTVAWEAASTAGWYDLQLSAGESVLRLAGRAEDGRPGTSDPAMGSEPLRFEHD; encoded by the coding sequence GTGACCGATATCGGCCGACGCCGGTTGTTGCAGGCCGGCGTTGCCGCCGGCCTTTCTCCGCTGCTGCCCAGCATCGCCCGGGCCGCAGCGATCGCCCCTGCCGCGCAGACGCGCAGCCTGGAAGACCTGCAGCACATCGTGGTGTTCATGCAGGAGAACCGTTCGTTCGACCACTACTTCGGCACGCTGCCAGGCGTACGTGGCTTCGGTGATCGGTTCGTCGCCCCGGCCGCCGCGCTGCAAGCAGGTGGCCGCACCCGCAGCCTGTGGCTGCAGCCCGATGCCAGCGGCGAGCGAGCGATCGCGCCGTTCCCGCTGGATACCGCCGCGCACTTCGGCTACATGCGCGTGGAAGGCACGCCGCATACCTGGCCCGATGCGCAGCGCGCCTGGGACCACGGCCGCATGGGGCAATGGCCGAAGGCCAAGCAGAACCACTCGATGGGCTACTTCCAGCGCAGCGACCTGCCGTTCCAGTTCGCGCTGGCCGATGCCTTCACGATCTGCGATGCGTACCACTGCGCCATGCAGGCCGGCACCAACCCGAACCGGGTGTTCCTGTGGACCGGCCACAACGATGCAGAGGCCCGTGCCGGTGGCCCGGTGATCGCCAACTCGCATGACAACTTCCCCGAACACGGCGGGCATCCGGCGTCGTACCGCTGGACCAGCTATGTCGAGCGCCTGCAGAACGCCGGCGTGTCCTGGCAGATCTACCAGGACATGGCCGACAACTTCACCGACAACCCGCTGGCCGGCTTCGAGGCGTTCCGTCGTGCCTACAGCGCGGCACCCGGGCATGATCCGCAGCTGCGCGCACGCGCTGTCAGCACCCGTGGCCTGCCACAGCTGCGCCAGGACGTACTCGACGGGCGCCTGCCGCAGGTCAGCTTCATCATCGCCGATGCCGCCGGCAGCGAACATCCCGGTCCGTCCAGCCCGGCCCAGGGCGCGGCTTATACGGCGCGCGTGCTGGATGCGCTGACCGCCGATCCGGAAGTGTGGAGCCGCACCGCCCTGCTGCTGATGTTCGACGAGAACGACGGATTCTTCGACCACATGCCGCCACCGGCCCCTCCCTCACCGGTGAACGGTGGATGGGCAGGTGCCTCGTCGGTCAGTACCGAGGGCGAGTATCACCGTCATCCCGCACCGGGCGACGAGAAGTACGATGCCGCCGAACTGCGGGGGCGCCCGTATGGTCTCGGTCCGCGTGTGCCGCTGTACGTGATTTCGCCGTGGAGCCGCGGCGGCTGGGTCGATTCGCAGGTGTACGACCACACCTCGGTCATACGCCTGATCGAACGTCGCTTCGGCGTGGCCGCACCGGACATCTCGCCTTGGCGCCGTGCGGTCTGCGGGGATCTGAGCAACGCGTTCGACTTCGCCCAGCGTGATACCCGTCCGTTCGTGCGCGGCCTGCCCGATGTCAGCGCGGTGGCGGCACGTGCGGCGGCCCTGCCGCGGCGTACCGTGCCGGCGCTGCCCGAGGGACTGAAACCGGCGAAACAGGAAAGCGGTGTACGACCGGCGCGTGCCCTGCCCTACCGGCCGCAGGCATCGATCGCTGCGGTCGACGCTGCGGGCGTGGAGCTGACGTTGTCCTGCGAAGGCGCAGCGGCTGTGCTGCATGTCTACGACCGGCTCCGGCTGGATGCGGTGCCACGCCGCTACACGCTGCTGCCCGGTACGCCGCTGCGCGAGCGCTGGCCGCTGGACGCCCAGGGCCGCTATGACCTGTGGTTGCTCGGCCCGAACGGCTTCCACCGCCACTTCAAGGGCAGCGCCAAGGCATCCGCGGTCCAGGCCACGGTCGAGCGTGCGGATGGTCAGCTGCGGCTGCGCCTGCGCAACCTGGGTGACAGCACGCAGCAGGTGCGCGTGCAGGCAGGTGCCTATGCCGGGCACATGCCCGAGCAGGCGCTGGCGGTGCCGGCGCATGCCGAGACCACGGTGGCCTGGGAAGCAGCGTCCACCGCAGGCTGGTACGACCTTCAGCTCAGCGCGGGTGAAAGCGTGCTGCGCCTGGCCGGCCGCGCAGAGGATGGACGCCCCGGCACCAGCGACCCGGCGATGGGCAGCGAGCCATTGCGGTTCGAGCACGATTGA
- a CDS encoding c-type cytochrome has translation MKRSRRRSRLLIGSAITLVLLAAAGTLAYRHLYPDLDAAVASTIDILDAQGKVVGHYHAPSAEEIAGLGNAESVMLGRRLLNETARLLPDNVGNDLNCNSCHMAEGKRPFGNHYFNTGGGAYPRYMPRPGKVIGLAERINGCLQRSMNGKPLPKDAPQMRAMLDYMAWLSSPVPDGAKVAAPSEGPIDSTLTPDPNRGQALYAVQCAACHGDNGEGRRDASGDTAFPPLWGDHSFNIGAGMARLYKAAGFVKHNMPPAVTREPPLGQQVMPDQDAVDIASYFINQPRPDFANKAKDWPRDPKPKDARY, from the coding sequence ATGAAGCGTTCGCGCAGACGTTCCCGCCTGCTGATCGGCAGCGCGATCACCCTGGTGCTGCTGGCCGCTGCTGGCACCCTTGCCTATCGCCACCTGTACCCGGACCTGGATGCCGCCGTGGCCAGCACGATCGATATCCTCGACGCGCAGGGCAAGGTGGTCGGCCACTACCACGCGCCCAGCGCCGAAGAGATCGCCGGGCTGGGCAATGCCGAATCGGTGATGCTCGGTCGCCGCCTCCTCAACGAAACCGCGCGGCTGCTGCCGGACAACGTCGGCAACGATCTGAACTGCAATTCGTGCCACATGGCCGAAGGCAAGCGACCGTTCGGCAACCACTACTTCAACACCGGCGGTGGTGCCTATCCGCGTTACATGCCTCGCCCGGGCAAGGTGATCGGGCTGGCCGAGCGCATCAATGGCTGCCTGCAGCGTTCGATGAACGGCAAGCCGCTGCCGAAGGACGCGCCGCAGATGCGCGCGATGCTCGACTACATGGCGTGGCTGAGCAGTCCTGTACCAGACGGTGCAAAGGTCGCCGCGCCAAGCGAAGGACCGATCGACAGCACGCTGACCCCGGACCCGAACCGTGGCCAGGCGCTGTACGCCGTGCAGTGCGCGGCGTGTCATGGCGACAACGGCGAAGGCCGGCGCGACGCCAGCGGTGACACCGCCTTCCCGCCGCTGTGGGGCGACCACAGCTTCAACATCGGCGCCGGCATGGCGCGCCTCTACAAGGCCGCCGGTTTCGTCAAGCACAACATGCCACCGGCAGTGACCCGCGAGCCCCCGCTCGGGCAGCAGGTGATGCCCGACCAGGATGCGGTGGACATCGCCAGCTACTTCATCAACCAGCCGCGTCCGGACTTCGCCAACAAGGCCAAGGACTGGCCGCGCGACCCGAAACCCAAGGACGCGCGGTACTGA
- a CDS encoding alkaline phosphatase D family protein, with translation METINRRRFLALAGLSAAGAWMGTAHALAAQADATALNPRNLLAKPRFASTPFTLGVASGDPSADGMVLWTRLATEPLVFGGGMPTRPMVVEWQLAADDGMRKVVRQGSAMAHPELGHAVHVELGGLAPGRPYWYRFTVGGHASAIGCTRTLPAATAAVDRVRFAVAGCQHYEEGHYTAWRRIAEEPLDFVFHYGDYIYEGESQPGLRKMNGQPFTNLRNHVGPQTYTLDDYRRRYAQYKSDADLQAAHASAPWFVTFDDHEVDNNWAGAEDQDDTPSEVFLLRRAQAFQAYYENMPLRRSAFPRDGHMQMYRRARYGTLMDLHLLDTRQYRSKQANMALREDVESPERSIVGAKQERWLFDGLADVAPRWHTIAHQVALGNYMRENDGIVQSSDDQWSGYLDSRRRLLDHIQKVGFGNVVTACGDAHRHYASDLVQDHRDSGVISSEFLATSITSGADGQGVDAYARNQLAHSPYLKTTTDKRGYVLCDVTRDAWIGDMKTLDTVMQPNGAVQSWKRYAVEHGRPGLQEA, from the coding sequence GTGGAGACGATCAATCGCAGGCGATTCCTGGCCCTGGCCGGCCTGTCCGCTGCCGGTGCCTGGATGGGCACGGCACACGCGCTGGCCGCGCAGGCCGATGCCACCGCGCTGAACCCGCGCAACCTGCTGGCCAAGCCGCGCTTTGCCAGTACACCCTTCACCCTGGGCGTGGCCTCGGGTGATCCCTCGGCCGATGGCATGGTGCTGTGGACGCGCCTGGCGACCGAACCGCTGGTGTTCGGCGGTGGCATGCCGACCCGGCCGATGGTGGTCGAGTGGCAACTGGCGGCAGACGATGGCATGCGCAAGGTGGTGCGCCAGGGTTCGGCAATGGCGCATCCCGAACTCGGCCACGCCGTGCACGTGGAGCTGGGCGGATTGGCGCCCGGACGACCCTACTGGTACCGCTTCACCGTAGGCGGCCACGCCAGTGCGATCGGTTGTACCCGCACGCTGCCCGCAGCCACGGCCGCAGTGGATCGTGTGCGTTTTGCGGTGGCTGGCTGCCAGCACTACGAAGAGGGCCACTACACCGCGTGGCGGCGCATCGCCGAGGAACCGCTGGATTTCGTCTTCCACTACGGTGATTACATCTACGAAGGCGAAAGCCAACCGGGCCTGCGGAAGATGAACGGCCAGCCGTTCACCAACCTGCGTAATCATGTCGGGCCGCAGACCTACACGCTGGACGATTACCGTCGCCGCTACGCCCAGTACAAGAGCGATGCCGACCTGCAGGCCGCGCATGCGTCGGCACCGTGGTTCGTCACCTTCGATGACCATGAGGTGGACAACAACTGGGCCGGTGCCGAAGACCAGGATGACACGCCCAGCGAAGTGTTCCTGCTGCGCCGGGCACAGGCGTTCCAGGCCTACTACGAGAACATGCCACTGCGCCGTTCGGCATTCCCGCGCGATGGCCACATGCAGATGTACCGGCGCGCACGCTACGGCACACTGATGGATCTGCACCTGCTCGACACCCGCCAGTACCGGAGCAAGCAGGCGAACATGGCGCTGCGTGAGGACGTGGAATCGCCGGAACGCAGCATTGTGGGCGCGAAGCAGGAGCGCTGGCTGTTCGATGGTCTGGCCGATGTCGCACCGCGCTGGCACACCATCGCCCATCAGGTGGCACTGGGCAACTACATGCGCGAGAATGATGGCATCGTGCAGTCGTCCGACGATCAATGGTCGGGCTATCTGGACAGCCGCCGGCGCCTGCTCGATCACATCCAGAAGGTCGGCTTCGGCAACGTGGTGACCGCCTGTGGCGACGCGCATCGCCACTATGCCAGCGATCTGGTGCAGGACCACCGTGACTCAGGGGTGATCTCCAGCGAGTTCCTGGCCACATCGATTACTTCCGGCGCCGATGGCCAGGGTGTGGATGCGTATGCCAGGAACCAGCTTGCGCACAGCCCCTATCTGAAGACGACCACCGACAAGCGTGGCTACGTGCTGTGCGATGTCACCCGCGATGCGTGGATTGGCGACATGAAGACGCTGGATACCGTGATGCAGCCGAATGGCGCGGTGCAGAGCTGGAAGCGCTATGCGGTGGAGCACGGCCGGCCGGGGCTGCAGGAGGCCTGA
- a CDS encoding TonB-dependent receptor, whose product MRTIARFPRVSLLALLIAPALDALAEAPQGDAAEARSTDARTLDQVQVIGQATSYAKTSVRAETLNRQTVMSSVNDALNEVPGVVVSEADATGSSVWGTQISMRGFVTNRDTQQIGTTIDGLPNGGSGYGGGSLANRYIDTLDLETVEVSQGTADISSRSNEALGGTLNFLTSDPLQDSRLRFVVGAGDNDARKYYVRYDTGLLGGHSRAWVSASSSKVHDWIDGTGHASNDHIAGKFITELDRWTLTGYLSYNDADEPEYTSVSPKGFATNPERDNLVGTLTGIPYLDQNYRSGSRALRENTFGYLRAAFDGGNGFKASMAAYGHRMQGRGDWLPPYLAQVSDDGAGRPESEYIGGKTVYGGSNRGQIFFVNPDGSAAQRLASCTPRLGFSAEYDPNCYAGNVLGAQSYRHTHYDNDRMGVTADVEWRQTFGAVDNTIRGGLWVEKLDRSARRDWHRLLNVGQSIDFDHQPYWVQFEDKYKVDEQMYYIEDVARFGPFSARLGVKQFFVDQSRRRVIGASEHVTSDSKSDPLLSTGFTWAPGVEGMELFAGFSQNFAAIPSGVLGETDPQRFRNVEPETADNIEVGMRISRWPLTASVTLYNIKFDNRIVYLPAGFVSGIDYLGETDGVYENFGGVESNGLEAAFGYGWDNGWRINAAYTYNRSKYLGSGNAARDTQLGIVDGAKVIGQPENTLVLSADWQGANWNVGLSGRYLGTRYLDAANVNKLPSATVFNANIGFDLQGLSPRLKGMGANLVVSNLTDKRYLAGVDGRDNAFIGAPRTVGISFRVDL is encoded by the coding sequence ATGCGAACGATTGCGCGCTTTCCCCGTGTTTCGCTGCTTGCCCTGCTGATCGCCCCTGCACTGGACGCCCTGGCCGAAGCACCGCAGGGCGACGCGGCCGAGGCGCGCAGCACGGATGCCCGTACCCTGGACCAGGTGCAGGTGATCGGCCAGGCCACCAGCTACGCCAAGACCTCGGTACGCGCGGAAACGCTGAACCGGCAGACGGTGATGAGCAGCGTCAACGATGCGCTCAACGAAGTACCCGGCGTGGTGGTCAGCGAGGCCGATGCCACCGGCTCGTCGGTGTGGGGCACGCAGATCAGCATGCGTGGCTTCGTCACCAACCGCGATACGCAGCAGATCGGCACCACCATCGACGGCCTGCCCAACGGCGGTTCGGGCTACGGCGGCGGCTCGCTGGCCAACCGCTACATCGACACCCTCGACCTGGAGACGGTGGAAGTCAGCCAGGGCACCGCCGACATCTCCTCACGCTCGAACGAGGCGCTGGGCGGCACGCTCAACTTCCTCACCAGCGACCCGCTGCAGGACAGCCGCCTGCGCTTCGTGGTCGGCGCCGGTGACAACGATGCGCGCAAGTACTACGTGCGCTACGACACCGGCCTGCTCGGCGGCCACAGCCGCGCCTGGGTCAGCGCCTCCTCGTCGAAGGTGCACGACTGGATCGACGGCACCGGGCACGCCAGCAACGACCACATCGCCGGCAAGTTCATCACCGAACTGGACCGTTGGACGCTGACCGGCTACCTGTCCTACAACGATGCCGACGAACCGGAGTACACCAGCGTTTCGCCGAAGGGCTTCGCCACCAACCCGGAGCGCGACAACCTGGTCGGCACCCTCACCGGCATCCCGTACCTGGACCAGAACTACCGCTCCGGTTCGCGTGCGCTGCGCGAGAACACCTTCGGCTACCTGCGCGCGGCGTTCGATGGCGGCAATGGATTCAAGGCCTCGATGGCCGCCTACGGGCACCGGATGCAGGGCCGTGGCGACTGGCTGCCACCTTACCTGGCACAGGTCAGCGATGACGGTGCCGGCCGCCCCGAATCGGAGTACATCGGTGGAAAGACCGTGTACGGCGGCAGCAACCGTGGCCAGATCTTCTTCGTCAATCCCGACGGCAGCGCCGCACAGCGCCTGGCCAGCTGCACCCCACGGCTGGGCTTCAGCGCCGAATATGATCCGAACTGCTACGCCGGCAACGTGCTGGGCGCGCAGTCGTATCGCCATACCCACTACGACAACGACCGCATGGGCGTGACCGCCGACGTCGAGTGGCGACAGACCTTCGGCGCGGTCGACAACACGATCCGTGGCGGCCTGTGGGTGGAGAAGCTGGACCGTTCGGCGCGCCGCGACTGGCATCGCCTTCTCAATGTCGGCCAGAGCATCGACTTCGACCACCAGCCGTACTGGGTGCAGTTCGAAGACAAGTACAAGGTTGACGAGCAGATGTACTACATCGAGGACGTGGCCCGCTTCGGTCCGTTCAGCGCGCGCCTGGGCGTGAAGCAGTTCTTCGTCGACCAGTCGCGCCGACGCGTGATCGGTGCCAGCGAGCACGTCACCTCCGATTCCAAGTCCGATCCGCTGCTCTCCACCGGCTTCACCTGGGCGCCGGGCGTGGAAGGCATGGAGCTGTTCGCCGGCTTCTCGCAGAACTTCGCCGCGATTCCGTCCGGCGTGCTTGGCGAGACCGACCCGCAGCGCTTCCGCAACGTCGAGCCCGAAACCGCCGACAACATCGAAGTAGGCATGCGCATCAGCCGCTGGCCGCTGACCGCCTCGGTCACGCTGTACAACATCAAGTTCGACAACCGCATCGTCTACCTGCCAGCAGGCTTCGTCAGCGGCATCGACTACCTGGGCGAGACCGACGGCGTCTATGAGAACTTCGGTGGCGTGGAAAGCAACGGCCTGGAAGCGGCGTTCGGCTATGGTTGGGACAATGGCTGGCGGATCAACGCGGCCTACACCTACAACCGCTCCAAATACCTGGGCAGTGGCAATGCCGCCCGCGATACCCAGCTGGGCATCGTCGACGGCGCCAAGGTGATCGGCCAGCCGGAGAACACCCTGGTGCTGTCGGCCGACTGGCAGGGCGCCAACTGGAACGTCGGCCTCTCCGGCCGCTACCTGGGCACGCGCTACCTCGATGCCGCCAACGTCAACAAGCTGCCGTCGGCCACGGTGTTCAACGCCAACATCGGCTTCGACCTGCAGGGCCTGTCGCCGCGCCTGAAGGGCATGGGTGCCAACCTGGTGGTGAGCAACCTCACCGATAAGCGGTATCTTGCAGGGGTGGACGGCCGCGACAACGCCTTCATCGGCGCTCCGCGCACCGTCGGCATCTCCTTCCGCGTGGACCTGTGA
- a CDS encoding OmpA family protein: MTWPRNYDGTVGPVTTFGYARRFNGPEVVAMQMRSKIWLRGAALVLLAGCNRTPPDEQVARAAPPTAGETAVPAVTPAGSSAPAEGAGLTDRDGKPVPQVPFDIASVPLSDAVLGELPFFSLPQGYAPQNAPHPRAWARFPFRMGDGVHWVEGPSWSARIVADSQGAPDKTFSALEVQRNFDGVITAAGGRKVFEGTLLRDIYYGPQLEGEIGGGFIDAVNGEQDAPTTVYVLRQANRNVWVQLEVDSNGAGLVVVDEVPFKATAQWLETFPHLSLPAGYRDRNKAKQRDFDAFPFWTGDHFEQVEGRIFAADFDKGEREYSMHEVRRNLEAMMEQAKGTKVFEGRIPLEAAEGVSKQVQSAYSESASYNWNNYDSVVYRVDLADGRQVWVHARLEYLSAGWVVAERKGFAQTAALLPADALKKKLDSDGRVAIQVNFATDKAQILPTSEPQLAQVLDLLRGDPSLKLSIEGHTDNSGAAAHNRTLSQDRATSVVAALTAQGIAPDRLQAAGFGADKPLADNGSEDGKARNRRVELVKR, encoded by the coding sequence ATGACGTGGCCGCGCAACTACGATGGCACTGTGGGGCCGGTCACGACCTTCGGGTATGCTCGGCGCTTCAATGGACCTGAGGTGGTGGCGATGCAGATGCGATCGAAGATCTGGCTGAGGGGTGCGGCCCTGGTGCTGCTGGCGGGGTGCAACCGCACGCCGCCAGACGAACAGGTGGCGCGGGCGGCGCCACCGACGGCGGGCGAGACCGCGGTGCCGGCCGTCACGCCAGCGGGATCTTCGGCACCTGCCGAGGGCGCGGGCCTGACCGATCGCGATGGCAAACCAGTACCGCAGGTGCCGTTCGATATCGCCAGCGTGCCATTGAGTGACGCCGTGCTGGGCGAGCTGCCGTTCTTCAGCCTGCCGCAGGGCTACGCGCCACAGAACGCCCCGCACCCACGCGCCTGGGCACGCTTCCCGTTCCGCATGGGCGACGGCGTGCACTGGGTGGAGGGGCCGAGCTGGTCGGCACGCATCGTTGCAGACTCCCAGGGCGCTCCCGACAAAACGTTCTCTGCACTTGAAGTGCAGCGCAATTTCGATGGCGTGATCACCGCCGCCGGTGGCCGCAAGGTATTCGAAGGCACGCTGCTGCGCGACATCTACTACGGCCCGCAGCTGGAAGGCGAGATCGGTGGCGGATTCATCGATGCGGTGAACGGTGAACAGGATGCGCCGACCACGGTCTACGTACTGCGCCAGGCTAACCGCAACGTCTGGGTGCAGCTGGAAGTGGACAGCAACGGCGCCGGCCTGGTGGTGGTGGATGAAGTGCCATTCAAGGCCACCGCACAGTGGCTGGAGACCTTCCCGCACCTGTCGCTGCCCGCCGGCTATCGCGACCGCAACAAGGCCAAACAGCGTGACTTCGATGCCTTCCCGTTCTGGACCGGCGATCATTTCGAGCAGGTCGAGGGCCGCATCTTCGCTGCCGACTTCGACAAGGGCGAGCGTGAGTACTCGATGCATGAAGTACGCCGCAACCTCGAAGCGATGATGGAGCAGGCAAAGGGCACCAAGGTGTTCGAGGGCCGTATTCCGCTCGAGGCCGCCGAGGGCGTTTCGAAGCAGGTGCAGTCGGCCTACAGCGAATCCGCAAGCTACAACTGGAACAACTACGACAGCGTGGTCTACCGCGTGGACCTGGCCGACGGCCGCCAGGTGTGGGTGCACGCGCGGCTGGAATACCTCAGTGCCGGCTGGGTGGTTGCCGAGCGCAAGGGATTCGCCCAGACAGCGGCGCTGCTGCCGGCCGATGCGCTGAAGAAGAAGCTCGACAGTGATGGCCGGGTGGCGATCCAGGTCAACTTTGCCACTGACAAGGCACAGATCCTGCCAACCTCCGAACCGCAGCTGGCGCAGGTGCTGGACCTTCTGCGTGGCGATCCTTCGTTGAAGCTCTCGATTGAAGGCCACACCGACAACAGCGGTGCCGCAGCACACAACCGCACCCTGTCGCAGGACCGTGCGACGTCGGTGGTGGCCGCGCTCACCGCCCAGGGCATCGCGCCCGACCGCCTGCAGGCAGCCGGATTCGGCGCCGACAAACCGTTGGCCGACAACGGCAGCGAGGACGGCAAGGCGCGCAACCGCCGGGTCGAGCTGGTCAAGCGCTGA